Proteins encoded by one window of Manis pentadactyla isolate mManPen7 chromosome X, mManPen7.hap1, whole genome shotgun sequence:
- the TCEAL7 gene encoding LOW QUALITY PROTEIN: transcription elongation factor A protein-like 7 (The sequence of the model RefSeq protein was modified relative to this genomic sequence to represent the inferred CDS: substituted 1 base at 1 genomic stop codon) produces the protein MXKPCKENEGKPKSIVPQREEERSYGEFQCQQTEGNFRQRLLQSLEEFKEDIDYRHFKGEEMTREGDEIERCLEEIRGLRKKFRALHSNHRHSRDPPYPI, from the coding sequence ATGTAGAAACcctgcaaagaaaatgaaggaaagccCAAGAGCATCGTGCCACAGAGAGAGGAAGAACGCTCCTATGGAGAATTTCAATGCCAGCAAACAGAAGGGAATTTTAGGCAAAGGCTGCTTCAGTCTCTCGAGGAATTTAAAGAGGACATAGACTATAGGCATTTTAAGGGTGAAGAAATGACAAGAGAGGGAGATGAGATAGAAAGGTGTTTGGAAGAGATAAGGGGTCTGAGAAAGAAATTTAGGGCCCTGCATTCTAACCATAGGCATTCCCGGGACCCCCCTTATCCTATCTAA